ccactcccaccttaccaccctggcattcccccaattccccaacactggggaattgtgccttcacaggaccaagggtttcttcTCCTATcaatgccagacaatgccatcctctgctacatatgcaactggagccctgggtccctccatgtatactctttggttggtggtttagtccctgagatcTCTGgtggttctggttggttgatactgttgtccttcctatagggttgcaaaccccttcagttccttcattcctttctctaactcctccatgtGAGACCCTCTGCTAAGTCCAATGGTGGGCtgcaagcatcctcctctgtatttgtcaggctctggtaaagcttttcaggagacagctatacagGCTTCTGttaacaagcacttcttggcattcacaatagtttctggttttggtgtctgtatatgagatggatcctcaggtggggcagtttctggatggcctttcattcagtctctgccccacactttgCCCCcgcatttcctttaaacaggagccCTTCTGGTTTAAGTGTTTGGAGATGAGTGAGTGGCCCCTTTCCCCAACCTTGCCTTGCCTAGCATCTAGATATGCTCTCTACAGgtcttctctcccctttgttgattatttcagctaatctcatccctgtttcGTCCttggagcctcttgctttcctggcatcttgGACTTGCTGGAGGCTACACCCAGTTTTCCATCTCCCATTACTATACACTTCCGtttaaattcctgaccctctgtatatcaccCCTGTCTCCTCTCATGCCCGATtctgctcccctttcctccccctcctctgttcctcccaagtccttcccacccACTACCTCCTGTAccatttcactttttatttcattgtggATTGTCTCTGAAATGGCAGGAATATTAATATTAATCCAAGTTATAGAAGATCTTTCCCCAAAAGATTTATGGATATATCAGTTACATGTGGCATTTGTAGGACCAtaaaaggcagcctgttttctggtcaagcTAGGTTCAAACCCTGGAGATGCaacagattaatctgcaagggacaaaagacatgtttgccatgctccctGACATAGGCTCCTGATACCAGGatccagctccataattctgtggccatcagttaCTTAGGCTGTCTGgactttgcccccccccccccacagttacctggcaatagccagatATACTCCTCCCCACGGTTATCTGGcaacaacaaggtagcccagcctaCTATAAAAAAGGAGCTGctttgcccctcctctctctcttatctctctcttaagctcttgctctCTCACCTTTCACCATtcttctccccccttctcctctctctccacgtaACCATGGGTGGCCATGGCTGCCATCTACTTCTtactcctcccttcccccctgcctttctacaataaacaccttgaaACCATGGCctttctcttctcatcaggatctgcTGTGctagagcaatggagcaggtttcccCCTAAGGAGCCActcatctaacctcccaccaggagGCATTCCTGTGCTCTAACCTAGGCTGCCAGCCAACCCAAGACACCCGCTGagctagcagcctgagctagccagactcttgCCCATGTGGGAAACACCCAGtgccttctccccctgccccttcttcctcttccttcagccCCAGAGCTGCCCGAGCTGCCCGagggacccccccccacacacacttcacatCATTTCAGCTCTCCTGCTACATGCAGTGTCATCTGGGTTGTCCGAGTCTGAAAACCTgttgtctctggcctctgtgaggcccagagaccccagAGCCGACTATTCTGCGGTACCCAGAGGTCTGTGGTGCCCTAGAGTTGGAGCCAAGACtgcaccttccccaccccttGGGTCCAACAGCCTAACATGGTCCAACCCCCATCCCACAGCAATTCTCTGGAGTCCTGCAGCAGTCTCCCAAGTCTGCATGCCCTGGAGCTCTGGTGGGATGCTGGTCATCTCTCCCATCCCTTTTATTTCCCCATGACTGACCTGTGCCCCACTTTTCTATTTGACCATGCAGTTGCACACATTTAATGCATCTCAGATTTTGTTTATCTAAGATAACTTTTCAATTCCTAGAATCTACCtgtaaatcatttgaagtggccATTCTGAATTCCAATTGTTTTGGGAAATGATAATTATATCACCTCCCATATCCACTCTATTTCAATATCATGTacttataattttacttttggCCTCTGATCATCAATAACTGTTTGACAGATCACACATTTTCCAGTACATCCAAACCCTCCTATCGTTTCAATATGAATGGCTATACCCTTGTTGCGAAGAAACATTAGCAGCTAAGCAATCATATCACCTGCATTAAATTgcatccttctttttcttctttctatctttctttctttctttctttctttctttctttctttctttctttctttcttttctttttttttttttttaaccagggcTATACTTTTAATTTCTCCTCTGAAATCTTCAGCTATGATTCTTGGACACACAATGAATGAGTCCTTGAGGAAGTCAAGCCACTCCTTCCTAACGTCATAACTCCAGGAGCTATTTTATAACATTGAATGTTGGGGGATGTTTAGCTGTGGCCAAGTCCAGAGCTCTACTGCCTGTGGTAGCCTGAATTATGTCTCCAATGTTGAGCAGAGGCTTTTTGTTCTGCTTCTTAATCCTTGACTGAAATGGGTTATGATTTTTGCTCTGGGGCCTTGGGCCATGCTCCTAAGGACATTTCCTGACAGTAAGAAATTACCTTAACTATCCCTTTTGCACCTATACTCATTGACTCAATGACAACACTGCCATATCACCTGCACACCGCTGGAAACCTAGGCCTTTGTGGTTTATACTTACAAAAACCATTTCTTGTAGAGATGTCTTGTTTGCAATTTTGTTGCAAATTACcacattttccaaaattaaagCAACAGGCACTTTGAGATCTGAGAACTCTAACTATAGCTTGACCTATTAACATGATGTATTATAGAAACAATATGGTTATATCCTTTACCTAATCATCCATAGACAGTATCAGCTGCTTTAATAGTCTAATAAGTTTTTACATTCGGTATTAGAATTTTCATACACCACATCTCTAATAACACGTGCCTTGTATTGGGATGAGATTTGGCTTTGTTCACAGctgaaaataatcttaaaaaaaaaataagataagggCTATCCATAACATTGTATGATCATTATAAATGTGGTAACTTTTCCCCAGGGTTCTCAACTTTGTCccaaacttttaaaactattaaatgGTATTGTTCTGTAGTAGCATCATCAAATTAAATCTGTCCTTGTATATCAGAGTATAGCCCTTCATCCAGCAACTCGTCTTTCCCTATATTCATTCCCCTCAATCTACTTCAGTGTTCAATTGTGGCTCTTTTCCTCTACCATGTTATCCACTGCAATTGGGGAATGGCCTCTAGTACAATTTGCCAATCCCTTATAGTATTGGGgaataattctattttgagtaaccagattatttaaaatttgtttcagaTTAGGCAAGTGCACCCTACATGAAATCATAGCCTCTTTAAATAGCCTTATATCTATCATTCTCTAGGACATCATCCTATTATGTAATAAACTTATTCCACACCATTCTCAGACATATCCTCTTTAACTACTGGAGAAGCTGATGATGATCTCACAACCTCAGGAATCCCCTGCTCTAACTCTGATGGTAAAGTTGGTTCAAggtgggaacaaaacacctatggaaggagttacagagacaaagtttggagctgagacgaaaggatggaccatccaaacactgccccacccagtggtccattccataatcggccaccaaacacagacattattgcatatgccagcaagattttgctgaaaggaccctgatatagctgtctcttgtaaggctatgccagtgcttggcaaacacagaagtggatgctaacagtcatctattggatggaacacagggcccccaatggaggaactagagaaagtactcaaggagctgaaggggtctgcaaccctataggtgtaacaacaatatgaactaaccagtacccccagagctcatgtctctagctgcatatgtagcagaagatggcctagtcagccatcattgggaagagaggcctgtTGGTCTGgcaaatttatatgccccagtacaggggaaggccagggccaagaagtgggagtgagtgtgtagaggagcaggttggggggaggatatagggggcattagggatagcatttgaaatgtaaatgaagtaaatacctaataaaaaattgggggaaaaaaaagagctttTCTCTCAAAACTGCTAATTCATCACACTGTGCTTGCTCCCAGTTGTTCAGCTTTTCTCTGAACTGACCTCCCTCCTACCcaatttcatttcctcttttcttctgcaGTAAGCTCCCATTCTCTCACTCAGTCACTAGGGTTGAgcctttttgttctctctttccagtgcTCCTTgtctcctcccaagtgcttccATCTCCACCTGCAACCTCTTTAGTTGCACAGACAACTCTGCAACTCTTTCAGAAAAGATAGTAGAGTGACCACCTTTTCCCCCATTTCAGCAACTTATCATTTCTTAAGCACCTCCATTTCCACCTGCAATTTTTCAACTATGCAGCTATTCTTCCAACATTttttgaaacagaagaaaaaccaaagaaaaaaaccaaaaccaaaaccaataaaacagaaaatcctCTTGGGTTCAAAGCTGGGGATATCCCAGTGGTTGTAGCCACAATAAATTTTTTTGCTGGCaccctgaaaaaaaatccattccttCATCAAATGCCATTTGCTGCATGACTTTTGGAACCAAACTTCCTCATTTAGCCTTAATTTTATGCATCATTCGTAGCTGATCTTGCTATTTTGTaggctttttctttccctccatttCACTCCTAAAActagaggagagaaaaaagagtagagggagaggggaattaggaaaattcctgaatctaatttttttccttgtgtttcttctttgagcatagCTAGCAACAGACTATAAACAACCTCTCTTAGTGAACAATAGTCCCCAGTCCCACCACTTGGGGCCCTACCATTTGCATCCTCTCTGAAAGTTTCTTAGAATTTCAattgtcacacaatcacagaaactctctgcagctggcaaaactatGACTTGGATAGAGTACAAGACAAGTCATAATCAGCTGCTGTGGTCAGTCCTATAACTCAACACCTGGgattaatacaaaaatatattcttatattttttttttaaaaaacaatccaaaatttcaaaattgtcactacaaaatttcaacacaattctttacaaactTTAAAAGGACAATATTCAATtccatatgaaaaacaaaagacaaaatctcAAGATAACTAAAAGAAACCTGAAGAATAGAACTTTCAGAGGTATCACTATCACTGATTTCATGCTATCCTACAgagataaaacaataaaaactgaatgttgttggtatttaaaaaaaaaaaagacatgttgtCAATGGTATTCAATTGAAGACCCAAAaccccacacacctacagacacctgattttttttttttttttaaataaagaatccagaaatacacaatgaaaaaaaggaaagcactttcaacaaatggtgctagcctAAGTGAATATCAGCATGGAGAAgagtgcaaatatatatatatatatatatatatatatatatatatatatatatattcatcaccCTGCTCAAAACAcaagtccaaatagatcaaagacctcaccTTAAAACCAGACACAATAAacatgataaaagagaaagttggGAATAACCTTGAATACATTGGCACAAGTGTTCTGGaaagaacaccaatagctcaggcacgaAATTcgacagttaataaatgggatctctcaaaactaaaaagcttctgtaaattaAGACACAGAAGTGACAATTCatactggtaaggatgtggagcaagggaagcTCCTCCATTATTGATGGGAATGCGAAGTTTTACAgcaactatggaaatcaatatggcagtttctctgaaaattggGAATTGACTTACTTCAAGATCCTTCTATACCAATCTTCGACAGATATACCAAAAGATACGCCATCCTaacacaaggacatttgctcacaATTGTTCATAGaggttttattcataatagccagaaattggaaacaccCTTGGAGTTTCTCTGTTCAGCGCTGCGTGTGGGGAAAtaaaaggaggtggaggagaagacCAGGATTTCACcagagctctggggctctgggtAGGCAGACAAGGGGTACTGCCACACACTCTCCAAGATAAGAGAGCAagagcttgagagagagagagagagagagagagagagagagagagagagagagagaggaggggccaagcaaccCCTTTCATAGTGgactgggctaccttgctgttgccaggtaactgtggggacaAGCTTACCTGCCTGTAGCCAACCTACCAGGAgattgggacattgtctgtgtgactaatagtcacaggattatggagttgaggaGCTGATGTAGTGTCAGGTACTTGTGTCTGGGAGCATAGCTTGTGGTTTGGTCCCTTGTAGgtttttctactgggtctcccgAGTAAGCCTCAGtcaaccagaacacagactgcctttcaccGCCCAAAATTTCTCCACCCAAGAATTGATTTAAAAAGAATCTTGTatattttacacaatggagtattattcaggtattagaaaaaatataaaaaatttgcaggcaaatagttGGAATTATAAGAAAACTACCCTAAGTGACagaacacagacccagagagacaagATATATACTcacttaaaagtggatattagctgatACATATAAGAAAATCAAGTGacaatacacagacacagatattctATAAAAAGACTGGCTTGCAGTAGCACTAGGGTCtcactgggaaggggaaatagaattgTTTTTGTGGGTAGACTTGGAgtggttggggttggggttgggtaTAGGATATATAAAGTGGGTGAGGGCCATAGACCTATGGAAGAACCAAACACAACTACAAAACataattcttaatgatattcttctatactcatGGATTGAGGCATAAGCCAGTTCAGAAAGGCTTCCTCTGTCAGCTGATGGGATTCattgcagagacccacagccaaacattaggcaaagCTCCGAAAACCCTCCAGTATAGGGTCAGGAAGGATTGTAACTTTctgaggggtcaaggacacaagACAACAGCCCACAGAATGACCTAAGCAGGGCTCATACAGGCTCATAGAGATTGAAGTGGTAATCATGGAACCTGCATGAGTCTATATGGGTTTTGCTAGGACCTTTGTCAGTTTGGggtgtcttaaaataaaaagaaagagcgaaagatggctcagtgattaacagTGCTTGCTATTTTTCTAAGGACCAGAGGTAACATTTTAGCACTCATATTATTCTGTAATTTCAGCCTCAGGATATCCAAAGTTTTTTTCTGACACCTTCAGGAACCTGTACTCTCATGGCATACAGTCACATAGATGtattcacacaaataaaataaatattttatattttaaagtaaataaaaacaggtCTGTGTTGTAGTTCAAACGATGTTTGTTTAATTTGTAGATTGCTCTGATATAAACTCTCAGTACATTCTGAAGTAAATACAAACAGTGGAAAGGTATGAAACATTACTTGGTGTTTAATTTTGTATTGTGTTTCTTTATCACAAATCAACTGTGTcatatttcttaagaaaatgacTGCTAAAATAACTAACACATTGTATTTTAATCACCACTTTGAAGAAATGGATGGTCTAATCAATACCTGATGAATGAAGCTAACACCACAACCCAATCAAAATGAAGCAAGCTATTCTTGGTTTTGTGGAGGGCAATCTCAAAGTTTTTGAGTTAAGATGGTTCTGCCTTTtccaataaagaaacagaaactcatATGCCAGCATCCTTAGTTATCTTTGTGAAATCCAAGTCTTCCACCACAGTCTTATCACTGCTTCTTTTACCTCCTTGTTCTTCAGTGTATAAATGAGAGGGTTAAGAGTTGGAGTTATTACAGTGTAGAAAAGGGTGAGAAACTTTCCCCATTCATGAGCATAGTGAGTCTTAGGTTGAAGATAGACACCTGTGACTGTACCATAGAACAGGGAAACAACAAGAAGGTGAGAAGTACAGGTGCCAAATGCTTTTTTCTGCCCTGCAGGTGACTTTATCTTCAGCACAGATTTCACAATAGCACCATAGGAGGAAAGGATGATGGCCAAGGGTAACACTAAGAGGATAACACTGGCTATGGACATCTGCACTTCATTGTAGGTAGTATCTGCACTGGAGAGCTGAATCAGGGCTGGAACTTCACACACAATGTTATCTACTACGCGCTGAGAGCAAAAGGGCAACCTGAGGGTAGCAGTAGATtggatcagagactgaatcaAGCCAGAACCCCAAGCAAGGACAGCCAGCTGCAGACATACTTTAGGGTGCATGACAGTTACGTATCTCAGAGGATGGCACACTGCCACATAGCGGTCCACAGCCATGACAACAAGAAGGACACATTCAGTGGCACCAAGCCACAGGAAGATGTAGAGCTGAGTGGCACAGCCACTATAGGTGATAGTTTTCTTCGGACTTCTCAAATTAACCAACATCTGAGGAACACAGCTGCTGGTGAAACAAATATCTAATAAGgaaagattggaaaggaagaaatacataGGGATCTGCAGTTTTGGGTCcttcaaggaaacaaaaattatgaTTGTATTTCCAGCAAGAGTCAAACAATAAAAGACCAAAATTACCCCAAAAAGTACTTTCTCTAAATATGGCTTGTCAGAGAAGCCACGGAGGATGAAATCAGCATGGGTGTCATTGCAAACTGTGCCCATGCTCTCTGGGAGAATTGATTCTTCAGGAGATGATATGAAAGTGGTTGTTCTTAAGTCCTTGAAGATCCTAGCTAGCAGGAACCAAGGCTGTGCAActtgtttgattcttttttacTTAAGCGTATGATGTTAACCTGTAATATTTATGggggaaataaatgaatgagtgaagtAGTTTAATAGTTAATATCTGccattcattcttttccttttcttttttctctgatgCTTTATACCTATTTATAGCTCTGCAAGGTAAAATGTGTAAAATACActgacattttaataaaactatattgcaaaatattaaatatgctgCATATTTGTTAAGACTTAGCATTTACAACACAAACTGAATACACAGATTATGCAATGATTATCAtctttttttactttctcttgctctttttatttctgtacaCCTCCATTCGTCTGACTATTGTCTTCTAGTTTCTATTTTTGCTctgtattttttcattattttcttcttttaggctTCTTCTCTTCATATCTCTTTCATCTTTTTAcattccatttattattttatctttcaatTTCTGATCTTGAATCATTACTTAGCATTTTTATGCTGTGCAATCTTGTGAGTGGATTTAATCTTCTGCTTCTTACGTTTATAATTGACTTAGggcaaaaataaaccttaaaataagTGAAATCATTCCCACCCCAAGTAAATTCTAAGTGTTTATAATATAAACCGACACACCTGTATTTAACGTGTTTTTCTTCCAGTGAAGAATAACACTTTATCATTCATATCAGTATTCCACATTCCCCATTTGGGGATATGTTTGACACTGAAATAGTAATGCCTAAATTTTATATAgtaagatatttatatattttttaagaagagATGATGAAGCATGATTAAAAAAGAGAATTGAATAAACAAAATACTTAGAATGAGtactaaaatatttcaaatcagTAATAACAAAATCAGCACAAATAGTTAATTGCCACATATAAAACTTTAGTCTTGATTCTGGGAACAACTGTATGAATTAATAATTAAAGTGTgctatattcatattttttattttactcatataCTAGAAGCAGATTTAGCTGAGGGTTTCACcactaatatttattataattaaggaATTTATTAAAGTACAGGCTAATTGTaggacaagttttttttttcagagcactTAGATGAATAATTCAAATTTTACaatctttatttacttattcatatttttaatgtacCATGTATTCTAGAAAGTTTACATATTGTCTTTGTGACTGTGATTTTTCAGTCCCACTCATCCTTTATATTCTCTAAAATTTTGAACTGTAGTCATTTCTTACCTTTATTGTGAATATGAGTATAATGTACTCACAGAGTGCTAATTGATGTTTTGAGTAACTTTGTTTCCTGTGTCAAAATTTACAACCTCATTCTATTCTATGTGTTCTGTCATTACGGTCCCTCTGTACTAGTCTCTGTTTTTCCacactctgtctttgtctcctctgTTGTATAGCAATGTCTGTATTTCTGCTCAGATTCTATATATCAGCTTATCTACTGACCATCTTCCACTTCTTAATTAACTACCAATTATTTCAAGAGATATACTTTCCCTGGATCAACTGTTTATATGCTGTTTTTCATGAGGGCTAATCCTAGTCTAACTTGTTTTCATTATGCAAAAATTCAAGAATTCTTGTTCAGATTgtcattttctagaaaatattaattatctTTTGATTGTTGTTTCAACTCACCATTTTTACTCTTGTAAGCAATCTTCAAAGGATTCATGAAGACACATGGTGCCCCTTTGACCCTTATGGTCACAAAAGCAAAAGGCagcatttgtatttttctcttaaagcTGTTGTCTCTGGTTCAGAAATATCTCATTCTTAAGACCAGTTCTTATTTCAGAAGAACTACAATGCACAGCCCTCTGTGACCTCACATGTATTGCAGATAAACTAACATCACTCTGCTTTAAGAATGTAGTTTATATACTCTTCTCTGTATcctgagatctcaaagcctgAGAAACCATTTTGTGTATCAGCAAGTTTCCCAGAAGCAAAGAGACATaatgagccaaaagaaatcttCCAGTGAAGATGGTAGCAAGTAGATTAATATTTTAGCCAGTCTTCCTTCAGGTatacttgccttttttttttcaggatgaaCCCAAGATTATATACACTCATTCCATAAAGCCTGACTATCAAAACTCTATATGGTATTTCCCACTTACTATCtcattctctttttccctcttatATTTGCCCTTGGTATTACTGCCTAAATTGGTTAACTATACCTACTTCTCCATCTAAATTTGTGCTTTAAGGAGAACCTAAATAAAAAATTGATTTCTGTAAATCCACACAGAAGTAAGTGCCTTAGAAAAATAGTCTGGAAATAAATTATGCATCTATCAGATTACCAAGTACCCTGCACTGTTGAATAATCAGGGTAACCCTTAGCATGCACCAATATAACCATCATTACAATCTGTCTGGATTAGATAAGGAAGTTGAAGGGGATCTAGCAAGCATGATCATAGCAAATATAGACCCAAGCATTGCAAACATAGCAAATAGGTATTGCCCCTTTCTTCTACTTTTCTAAAAacgttatatatttaaaactagaccccttatttggccactgaTTCATTTCTGATACCAAACTCCAAAtgtagacatttttttctcaactctaatttttttgttgttttgttttttcaactcTACTTTTAATATTGGTTTCTAAATTTTTCTTCCAGCCTGTCACCCATCAGAGATAGTAGAAAATAAGAGTTATTAAGACAAGgggggtgtggacctgtttagaaatggttctttggagcaaaccCCATCTGAGTTGTCAGGAAATCTTcacttcagttcacaggtcagcagcagcagctcagtccactcACAATCACTTCCCAGATACATAAGCAGTCCAATTCAGTTGTGTCAGGGTAATAGCAGAGCTGGCACAACCAAGCAGGATCATCCAGACCTCAGCCAAGTCAACAGAAGGGACCAAGACCACAAGGGATACCAGAAGAAAGTCTCAgatgtgcctctctcaacaaagtgaggATCAGCAAAGATACGAGACCAAGAGGTCTTGCAAAGCTAGCTCTACAAGCAAGCCCCTCTCATAGTTCATTGAGACCTATTTATAACTCCCTTCAAACATCACGTGGTATCCACAGGTCTTGCTTCACCATGTGTTTTGACTCAGCATGTTTGTATTAGCAAAACTCCACAAGAGCACGTGAGTCTGTGTCATGTGTCATTTGACCCGACTCAGCTAATAGGCCTAGGTCTGAGAAAGTGGCAAGATGCTGCCAGCACATCACcagaaggactttttttttttttttttttttttttttaaatgtgtttctctctatggggTCGTAACAAATGAAGCTCAACAATGtttgtaaggtgaaccaatacatgcatgtcattaccAAATAATCCTTCATCAAATACCTATCATATGTAAGATGAGGGTCTTacagtccacacccacagtgaaacaccta
This portion of the Mus pahari chromosome 18, PAHARI_EIJ_v1.1, whole genome shotgun sequence genome encodes:
- the LOC110335872 gene encoding olfactory receptor 2H2-like, which gives rise to MGTVCNDTHADFILRGFSDKPYLEKVLFGVILVFYCLTLAGNTIIIFVSLKDPKLQIPMYFFLSNLSLLDICFTSSCVPQMLVNLRSPKKTITYSGCATQLYIFLWLGATECVLLVVMAVDRYVAVCHPLRYVTVMHPKVCLQLAVLAWGSGLIQSLIQSTATLRLPFCSQRVVDNIVCEVPALIQLSSADTTYNEVQMSIASVILLVLPLAIILSSYGAIVKSVLKIKSPAGQKKAFGTCTSHLLVVSLFYGTVTGVYLQPKTHYAHEWGKFLTLFYTVITPTLNPLIYTLKNKEVKEAVIRLWWKTWISQR